In a genomic window of Dyadobacter fermentans DSM 18053:
- a CDS encoding dicarboxylate/amino acid:cation symporter, with product MKSKITMINIVLVTIAAIASVLSAYDIVPLSDSLLIGLRWLALAGLIIYAILKKNLTTSILISMLVGTEIGYDFPKMGTELHFLRQIFLQMIKTVIAPLLFATLVTGIAGHSDLKQVGRMGWKSLLYFEVVTTFALVIGLLFANWFKPGVGIIPPETLNAALPKVNQQTWQEIVLHSFPENIAKSIYHGEVLQIVVFSVLFGISLALLPAGKKEKFVHGVELLAEVMFKFTKIIMYFAPIGVGAAIAETVGHMGIDVLKNLALLLATLYCALIVFILVVFVPVAMIARIPVIKFAKAIFEPVSIAFATTSSESALPKAMEKMEKFGVPRQIVSFVMPTGYSFNLDGSTLYLALATVFVAQATGTEMSVGQQLTMVLLLMLTSKGVAGIPRATLVILLGAIANFGMPEWPVLLIMGIDELMDMARTSVNVTGNCLATAVIARWEGELDDQKMHDSDKVVDIPAASEV from the coding sequence ATGAAGAGCAAGATTACCATGATCAATATCGTGCTGGTAACCATAGCTGCGATAGCGTCCGTTCTGAGTGCCTATGATATCGTGCCGTTATCTGATAGTCTGCTGATCGGCCTTCGCTGGCTTGCGCTGGCGGGTCTGATCATTTACGCGATCCTTAAAAAGAACCTTACCACGTCGATCCTGATCTCCATGCTCGTGGGAACGGAAATCGGCTACGACTTCCCGAAAATGGGGACGGAGCTGCATTTCCTGCGTCAGATTTTCCTTCAAATGATCAAAACGGTGATCGCGCCGCTACTTTTCGCGACGCTCGTTACAGGTATCGCCGGCCATTCCGACCTGAAACAGGTAGGCCGCATGGGCTGGAAATCGCTGCTGTATTTCGAGGTGGTGACCACATTCGCCCTGGTTATCGGGCTGCTTTTTGCCAACTGGTTCAAGCCGGGCGTAGGCATTATCCCGCCCGAAACGCTGAATGCCGCATTGCCGAAAGTGAACCAGCAAACGTGGCAGGAGATCGTGCTGCATTCATTCCCTGAGAATATTGCCAAATCCATTTACCACGGAGAAGTGCTGCAAATCGTGGTTTTCAGCGTGTTGTTCGGCATCAGCCTTGCATTGCTGCCTGCGGGAAAGAAAGAGAAATTTGTGCATGGCGTGGAGCTGCTGGCCGAGGTGATGTTTAAGTTTACCAAAATCATCATGTATTTCGCGCCGATCGGCGTGGGAGCAGCTATCGCCGAAACGGTGGGGCACATGGGTATCGATGTCCTCAAAAACCTCGCATTGCTGCTCGCCACATTGTATTGCGCGCTGATCGTCTTCATACTGGTCGTGTTTGTGCCGGTAGCCATGATCGCGCGGATTCCCGTCATCAAGTTTGCAAAAGCCATTTTCGAGCCGGTTTCCATCGCATTTGCGACAACCAGTTCCGAATCCGCATTGCCCAAGGCCATGGAGAAAATGGAGAAATTCGGCGTTCCGCGGCAGATCGTATCGTTCGTTATGCCAACGGGTTACAGTTTCAACCTCGATGGTTCTACGTTGTACCTTGCACTCGCGACCGTGTTCGTAGCGCAGGCTACGGGCACCGAAATGTCGGTAGGGCAGCAACTTACGATGGTATTACTCCTAATGCTTACCAGCAAAGGCGTGGCCGGTATACCGAGGGCAACTTTGGTGATATTGTTGGGCGCGATCGCTAACTTTGGCATGCCCGAATGGCCCGTATTGCTGATCATGGGGATAGACGAGCTGATGGACATGGCCCGGACGTCGGTGAATGTGACCGGTAACTGCCTCGCCACAGCCGTGATTGCCCGCTGGGAAGGCGAGCTCGATGATCAGAAAATGCACGATTCGGACAAGGTGGTGGATATTCCCGCAGCCAGCGAAGTTTAA
- a CDS encoding ArsC family reductase, which yields MLTLYGIPNCDTIKKARTWLDKNKVAYQFYDYRKDGISPEKVASWFSEFPWDKVLNKASTTWKELSDEEKANVTNAQSAAKLLSANPTAIKRPVIEDESGKALTLGYNEKIYQETYLK from the coding sequence ATGTTGACCCTTTACGGCATCCCGAATTGCGATACCATTAAGAAAGCCCGCACCTGGCTCGATAAAAATAAGGTGGCCTACCAGTTTTACGATTACCGGAAAGACGGCATCAGCCCCGAAAAAGTAGCGAGCTGGTTCAGCGAATTCCCCTGGGATAAGGTTTTGAACAAAGCCTCCACCACCTGGAAGGAGCTCAGCGACGAGGAAAAAGCCAATGTAACCAACGCCCAATCCGCCGCCAAACTGCTCTCTGCCAACCCGACGGCCATTAAACGCCCGGTGATCGAGGACGAAAGCGGCAAGGCGCTCACGCTGGGTTACAATGAGAAGATATACCAGGAAACCTATCTCAAATAG
- a CDS encoding YfiT family bacillithiol transferase — translation MDDLRYPIGKFQAQERYSPADIKTNIQIISALPSKFINLLGSWDDHKLDTPYRPDGWTVRQLIHHVADSHMNAYVRFRLALTEDNPTIKPYEEQLWAELPDAKAAQVELSLQLIRYVHLRWVLLLNSLDENDLARTYFHPAAQKSFRLDEVIANYAWHSEHHYQHAFRLAQRNNWQ, via the coding sequence ATGGACGACCTCCGCTATCCCATCGGCAAATTCCAGGCACAGGAGCGCTACTCCCCTGCCGACATAAAGACAAACATCCAGATCATCAGCGCATTGCCTTCCAAGTTCATCAACCTGCTCGGAAGCTGGGACGACCATAAGCTGGATACGCCCTACCGCCCGGATGGCTGGACGGTGCGCCAACTGATCCACCACGTAGCCGATAGCCACATGAATGCCTACGTGCGCTTCCGCCTTGCATTGACGGAGGATAACCCCACCATTAAGCCTTACGAGGAGCAATTATGGGCGGAACTGCCGGACGCGAAAGCGGCACAGGTGGAGCTATCGCTGCAACTGATCCGGTATGTGCATTTGCGTTGGGTGTTGTTATTGAACTCGCTGGATGAGAATGATCTGGCGCGTACCTATTTCCATCCGGCCGCCCAGAAGTCGTTTCGCCTCGACGAAGTGATTGCCAACTACGCCTGGCACAGCGAGCACCATTACCAGCACGCATTCAGGCTGGCGCAGCGGAACAATTGGCAGTAA
- a CDS encoding FeoB-associated Cys-rich membrane protein, protein MEQQIIIWALFLVAAGYMGWRIWKSFDRRNSGGCAKGCGCAADKMSSVKIK, encoded by the coding sequence ATGGAGCAGCAAATCATTATCTGGGCATTGTTTCTGGTAGCGGCGGGTTACATGGGTTGGCGGATATGGAAATCATTCGACCGGCGCAACAGCGGCGGGTGCGCCAAAGGCTGCGGCTGCGCTGCCGATAAAATGAGTTCGGTTAAAATCAAATAA
- a CDS encoding universal stress protein: MRSILIAIDFSENAERALAAAKLLAEKDVTELLILHAYQPYIADVNMTPGNVMPGLGGADFLTMTTDLEEEYQKRLDEYATALTAEGYNAKTIWALGTVHSAIEEAINDHVPDLIVIGRTGTGGFLDKLIGSSATQIALNSPCPVLVVPPQTEPARFKKVVYATQFEYEENNILREVFVLMNHLGADLTLLKINSDTQPDIQPDNQYIADIKSHFTIREGQIVTRKAKDVLDGIEAYCDEVKADLLIMSTRERSFIEEYLINPSITRKLVVDTHLPLLVFHLKSR, from the coding sequence ATGAGAAGTATCCTGATTGCCATAGACTTTTCCGAAAACGCCGAGCGCGCCTTGGCCGCCGCCAAGCTGCTCGCCGAAAAAGATGTAACGGAATTACTGATCCTGCACGCATACCAACCCTACATTGCCGATGTAAACATGACACCCGGCAACGTAATGCCGGGCCTCGGAGGTGCCGACTTCCTCACCATGACCACCGATCTCGAAGAAGAATACCAGAAGCGGCTCGACGAATATGCCACCGCGCTGACCGCCGAAGGGTACAATGCCAAGACGATATGGGCGCTGGGAACAGTGCATTCGGCCATTGAAGAGGCTATCAACGACCACGTGCCCGACCTGATCGTGATCGGCCGAACGGGTACGGGAGGCTTCCTCGACAAGCTCATCGGCTCCTCGGCGACACAGATCGCCCTCAACTCGCCCTGCCCGGTGCTGGTGGTACCCCCGCAGACCGAACCGGCCAGGTTCAAAAAAGTGGTGTATGCGACGCAGTTTGAATACGAAGAAAACAATATCCTGCGGGAAGTGTTCGTGCTGATGAACCACCTCGGCGCAGACCTGACTTTGCTGAAAATCAACTCGGATACCCAGCCCGACATTCAGCCGGACAACCAGTACATTGCCGATATCAAATCGCATTTCACGATCCGCGAGGGCCAGATCGTCACCCGGAAAGCCAAAGATGTGCTCGACGGCATCGAGGCATATTGCGACGAGGTGAAGGCGGATCTGCTGATCATGTCCACCCGCGAGCGGTCTTTTATTGAAGAATATCTGATCAATCCGAGCATTACGCGCAAGCTTGTGGTCGACACGCACCTGCCTTTGCTGGTGTTCCACCTCAAATCACGCTAA
- a CDS encoding inositol monophosphatase family protein, whose translation MDLELLTQKTIEIVRQASSFIQQEAALFSRDKIEYKDLNNLVSYVDKEAEKLLVAGLQEILPEASFITEEGTTGQEPDPEALNWIIDPLDGTTNFIHGIPVYCVSVGLARGKELLIGVIHEPSLNEMFYGWQGGGAWCNGRNIKISTVPKLADALIATGFPYYRFEKQKRYMYILELLMQRTHGIRRMGAAAVDLAYVAAGRFDGFYEYNLNSWDMAAGTLLIKEAGGTVTDFKGGDNYLFGGDIIAAAPGAHPELVQVISENF comes from the coding sequence ATGGATCTGGAATTGCTGACCCAAAAAACCATTGAAATAGTAAGGCAGGCTTCTTCATTTATCCAGCAGGAAGCGGCCCTTTTTTCTCGTGACAAAATCGAGTACAAAGACCTTAACAACCTCGTTTCCTACGTAGATAAGGAAGCTGAAAAATTGCTTGTGGCGGGCTTGCAGGAAATCCTTCCGGAAGCCAGCTTCATCACCGAAGAAGGTACCACCGGCCAGGAGCCCGATCCCGAGGCATTGAACTGGATTATCGACCCGCTCGACGGCACCACCAACTTCATCCACGGCATTCCCGTGTATTGCGTGAGCGTGGGCCTCGCCCGCGGCAAAGAACTCCTCATCGGCGTCATCCACGAACCAAGCCTGAACGAAATGTTCTACGGCTGGCAAGGCGGCGGCGCGTGGTGCAACGGCAGGAATATCAAAATATCAACCGTACCCAAACTGGCCGACGCGCTCATCGCGACCGGCTTCCCTTATTACCGTTTCGAAAAGCAGAAACGCTACATGTACATCCTCGAACTGCTCATGCAGCGCACCCACGGCATCCGCAGAATGGGTGCCGCAGCGGTAGATCTCGCCTACGTAGCGGCCGGCCGTTTCGACGGTTTTTACGAATACAACCTCAATTCCTGGGACATGGCTGCCGGAACGCTGCTCATTAAAGAAGCAGGCGGCACCGTAACCGACTTTAAAGGCGGCGACAATTACCTTTTCGGAGGCGACATCATCGCAGCAGCCCCCGGCGCCCATCCCGAGCTGGTCCAGGTCATCAGCGAGAATTTCTGA
- the acs gene encoding acetate--CoA ligase — MRIKTFEEYKVAYQQSVDDPEGFWAEVAQHFQWRKPWKKVLSWDFQEARTKWFEGGVMNITENALDRHLAERGDQPAIIWEPNNPEDQAVTLTYHVLFEQVCRFANVLKKHGVQKGDRVCIYLPMVPELAVAVLACARIGAVHSVVFGGFSAKSIADRINDAECTMVITSDGAFRGAKVIPMKDTVDEALVQCSTVKKVIVMTRTRTPVHMLKGRDLWWEEEVKQVNSVCPAEPMDAEDMLFILYTSGSTGKPKGVVHTCGGYMVYATYTFANVFQYEPGEVHFCTADIGWITGHSYIVYGPLCYGATSVVFEGVPTYPDASRFWKIVERHKVNILYTAPTAIRSLMGFGLDFVKGHDFSSLRKLGSVGEPINEEAWHWYKTNIGGDHCPLVDTWWQTENGGIMISPLAGITPEKPTFATLPLPGIQPVLVDESGNEIEGNGVSGNLCIKFPWPGIIRTTYGDHERCRQTYFSTYPGMYFTGDGCLRDEDGYYRITGRVDDVLNVSGHRIGTAEVENAINMHLGVVESAVVGYPHDIKGQGIYAFVIAEQTSEDPDMFRKDIAVTVSRIIGPIAKPDKIQFVSGLPKTRSGKIMRRILRKISEGDVSNLGDTSTLLDPAVVEEIKAGKL; from the coding sequence ATGAGAATTAAGACCTTTGAAGAGTACAAGGTTGCTTACCAACAAAGTGTAGACGATCCCGAAGGTTTCTGGGCGGAAGTAGCCCAACATTTTCAATGGCGTAAACCGTGGAAGAAAGTGCTAAGCTGGGACTTTCAGGAAGCGCGTACGAAGTGGTTCGAAGGCGGCGTGATGAACATCACGGAAAACGCGCTGGACCGTCATCTGGCCGAGCGCGGCGATCAGCCGGCGATCATCTGGGAGCCCAACAATCCCGAAGACCAGGCGGTGACCCTCACCTACCATGTTTTGTTTGAACAAGTTTGCCGGTTTGCCAATGTGCTCAAAAAGCATGGTGTGCAAAAAGGCGACCGCGTTTGTATATACCTGCCGATGGTGCCCGAGCTGGCTGTGGCCGTGCTCGCCTGCGCACGCATTGGCGCGGTGCATTCGGTGGTTTTCGGTGGTTTTTCCGCCAAATCCATCGCCGATCGCATCAATGACGCCGAATGTACAATGGTGATCACCTCCGACGGCGCATTCCGCGGCGCGAAAGTGATTCCGATGAAAGATACTGTGGATGAGGCGCTTGTGCAATGCTCTACGGTGAAGAAGGTGATCGTGATGACGCGTACCCGCACGCCGGTGCACATGCTCAAAGGTCGCGACCTTTGGTGGGAAGAGGAAGTGAAGCAGGTGAACTCCGTATGCCCGGCCGAGCCGATGGATGCCGAGGATATGCTCTTTATCCTTTACACATCCGGCTCCACCGGCAAGCCGAAAGGCGTGGTGCATACCTGCGGCGGATACATGGTGTATGCCACTTACACATTTGCCAATGTGTTCCAATATGAGCCGGGCGAAGTGCATTTCTGTACCGCCGACATTGGCTGGATCACCGGTCACAGCTACATTGTGTACGGCCCGCTGTGCTACGGCGCCACGTCCGTGGTTTTCGAAGGCGTTCCGACTTACCCGGATGCCAGCCGTTTCTGGAAAATTGTAGAAAGACATAAAGTAAATATCCTTTACACCGCACCTACGGCCATTCGCTCACTGATGGGCTTTGGTTTGGATTTCGTTAAAGGACATGATTTCTCATCGCTGCGCAAACTCGGATCGGTAGGGGAGCCTATCAACGAGGAAGCATGGCATTGGTATAAAACCAACATCGGCGGCGACCACTGCCCGCTGGTGGATACCTGGTGGCAGACCGAAAACGGCGGTATCATGATTTCGCCGCTAGCAGGCATTACGCCCGAAAAACCGACGTTCGCGACCCTGCCTTTGCCGGGCATCCAGCCCGTGCTGGTGGACGAAAGCGGCAATGAGATCGAGGGCAACGGCGTAAGCGGTAACCTGTGCATCAAGTTCCCGTGGCCTGGCATCATCCGCACCACCTACGGCGACCACGAGCGCTGCCGCCAAACCTACTTCTCGACCTACCCGGGCATGTATTTCACCGGCGACGGCTGTTTGCGTGATGAAGACGGCTATTACCGCATTACCGGTCGGGTAGACGACGTGCTCAACGTTTCCGGCCACCGTATCGGCACGGCCGAAGTGGAGAATGCGATCAATATGCACCTGGGCGTGGTGGAATCGGCCGTAGTAGGCTACCCGCACGACATTAAAGGCCAGGGCATTTACGCATTTGTAATTGCCGAGCAGACGTCGGAAGACCCCGACATGTTCCGCAAGGACATCGCGGTGACGGTATCCCGCATCATCGGCCCCATTGCCAAGCCGGACAAGATCCAGTTCGTATCCGGTCTACCCAAGACCCGTTCCGGCAAAATCATGCGCCGGATTTTGCGAAAAATCTCCGAAGGAGATGTTAGCAACCTGGGCGACACCTCCACGCTCCTTGACCCCGCCGTTGTAGAGGAGATCAAGGCAGGAAAGTTATAA
- a CDS encoding lipoprotein N-acyltransferase Lnb domain-containing protein, with protein sequence MRIKYFNSYMHLSRLVALLCFFWLAAPTVSRAQFGTLSPSAKISLVTVAPGQELYSGFGHSVLWVYDPMTGVDRAFNYGTFSFQEGNFYIKFLRGTLPYSVSVSPLSYQVAHYQEENRSISEQVLNLSIAQKQRLYDFLENNYLPENREYQYKFFYDNCATRMTVALKAAVGDSLIYNGYTKEKRSFRQWIDLYAFKQNPWADFGMDLAIGAPSDEIATPEQATFLPDNLATAFAEAKVKTATGTAPLVSETRELFKAAPFPPPSPLTPTVVFWTLAILTLAFTYWQIRTERINFVFDKVLFGIAGLAGWILLLLWFGTNHGVTSYNYDVLWAFPLWMPLIFALSKTRKPAWFQYLLIFYAFLLLCATGNLAKHNLVLIPILAMLIIRVYYINNSLSKIPQKEIAYGSGIADPKNH encoded by the coding sequence ATGAGGATTAAATATTTTAACAGCTATATGCATTTATCGCGACTTGTTGCGCTTTTGTGCTTTTTCTGGTTGGCGGCACCGACGGTATCGCGGGCGCAGTTCGGGACGCTGAGCCCTTCGGCGAAAATCAGTCTGGTAACCGTGGCGCCGGGCCAGGAGCTGTATTCCGGCTTCGGCCACAGCGTACTTTGGGTTTACGATCCGATGACGGGCGTCGACCGTGCATTCAATTACGGCACATTCAGTTTTCAGGAAGGGAATTTTTATATCAAATTTTTGAGGGGCACATTGCCGTACAGCGTGTCGGTTTCGCCGCTTTCCTATCAGGTAGCGCACTACCAGGAAGAAAACCGCTCCATTTCCGAGCAGGTCCTCAACCTTTCGATCGCCCAAAAACAGCGGCTGTATGATTTCCTCGAAAACAACTACCTGCCCGAGAACCGCGAATATCAATACAAATTCTTTTACGACAACTGCGCCACCCGCATGACCGTCGCATTGAAAGCGGCCGTGGGCGACAGCCTCATTTATAATGGTTATACCAAAGAAAAACGGAGCTTCCGGCAGTGGATCGACCTGTACGCATTCAAGCAAAACCCCTGGGCCGACTTTGGCATGGACCTGGCGATAGGTGCACCATCGGACGAAATCGCCACGCCCGAGCAAGCCACATTCCTTCCCGACAACCTCGCCACCGCATTTGCAGAAGCGAAAGTAAAAACCGCCACCGGCACCGCACCGCTGGTTTCGGAAACGCGGGAGCTGTTCAAAGCTGCGCCATTTCCGCCGCCCAGCCCGCTCACGCCCACGGTCGTTTTCTGGACCTTGGCAATCCTGACCCTGGCATTCACCTACTGGCAAATCCGCACCGAGCGCATCAATTTTGTGTTTGATAAAGTGCTTTTCGGCATTGCGGGGCTGGCTGGCTGGATTTTGTTACTGCTCTGGTTTGGGACAAATCATGGGGTAACGAGCTACAATTACGACGTGCTATGGGCATTTCCGCTGTGGATGCCGCTCATTTTTGCCCTTTCAAAAACCCGCAAGCCTGCATGGTTTCAGTATTTGTTGATTTTTTATGCATTTCTGCTACTTTGCGCAACAGGTAACCTTGCGAAACACAACCTCGTGCTGATCCCCATCCTGGCGATGCTGATCATCCGGGTTTATTATATTAACAATTCACTTTCAAAAATTCCCCAAAAGGAAATTGCGTATGGATCTGGAATTGCTGACCCAAAAAACCATTGA
- a CDS encoding THUMP-like domain-containing protein: MGTRHETAGPEGMQQGFTEAEMAFIRENIHANAGDLILKAGQFKGLDVKKLAGQIQSRQKALKKLPEWSANDKLIFPPALSVEQCSSEATALYKASIVSGQALIDITGGMGIDCYYMSRSFGETHYFEQQPAVAASAAYNFAQLRASRIQVHAGESLKALQEGLAADWLYADPARRDANKEKVVRLADCTPDVAGNAALLLQSAPHILIKTSPLLDIDLASKELQNLQEVHVIGYEQECKELLFVLNRAMPDADFKIKIRIVDAAGQPIYQLDFDRAEERNALVGYSKPLGYLYEPHAAVLKAGAFKTLCARYGLQKLAIHSQLYTSEKLVDDFPGRSFRIAAVCKPDIREISQHIPGDKANITTRNFPAKPEELRKKWKLKDGGDHYLFATTLADQTKVVIVGVKPI; this comes from the coding sequence ATGGGTACAAGGCACGAAACGGCAGGTCCGGAGGGCATGCAGCAGGGATTTACAGAGGCGGAAATGGCATTTATCCGGGAGAACATCCACGCGAATGCAGGCGATCTGATCCTCAAAGCAGGTCAGTTCAAAGGGCTGGATGTGAAAAAGCTGGCCGGGCAGATCCAGTCGCGGCAGAAGGCTTTGAAAAAACTGCCGGAATGGTCGGCAAATGACAAACTGATTTTCCCGCCTGCGCTGTCGGTAGAGCAATGCTCGTCGGAAGCCACGGCGCTGTACAAGGCCAGCATCGTGTCGGGCCAGGCATTAATCGACATTACCGGCGGCATGGGCATCGATTGCTACTACATGAGCCGCAGCTTCGGCGAAACCCATTATTTCGAACAGCAGCCCGCCGTTGCAGCCAGTGCGGCGTACAATTTTGCGCAGCTGCGCGCGTCGCGCATTCAGGTACATGCAGGCGAGTCGTTGAAGGCATTGCAAGAAGGCCTCGCCGCCGACTGGCTCTACGCCGATCCTGCCCGCCGCGATGCCAACAAGGAAAAAGTAGTGCGCCTGGCCGATTGTACGCCTGATGTGGCCGGCAATGCTGCATTGCTGCTCCAATCAGCCCCTCATATTTTAATCAAAACATCTCCGCTGCTGGACATCGATTTGGCTTCGAAAGAACTTCAAAACCTGCAAGAAGTACACGTGATAGGCTACGAGCAGGAATGCAAAGAGCTGCTCTTCGTTCTAAACCGTGCTATGCCGGACGCGGATTTCAAAATCAAAATCCGGATCGTAGATGCGGCCGGCCAGCCCATTTACCAGCTCGATTTCGACCGGGCGGAAGAGCGGAATGCATTGGTAGGTTATTCCAAACCGCTGGGCTATTTGTATGAACCGCACGCCGCGGTGCTGAAAGCAGGGGCATTCAAAACGCTTTGCGCGCGCTATGGTTTGCAAAAACTGGCCATTCACAGCCAGTTATATACTTCCGAAAAGTTAGTGGATGATTTCCCGGGTCGCAGTTTCAGAATAGCAGCCGTTTGCAAGCCCGATATCCGCGAGATTTCGCAGCACATTCCGGGCGATAAGGCCAACATTACGACGCGCAATTTTCCCGCAAAACCGGAAGAGCTCCGGAAGAAGTGGAAACTAAAAGATGGTGGCGACCATTACCTGTTCGCCACCACCCTCGCCGACCAGACCAAAGTCGTGATCGTTGGTGTGAAACCTATTTGA